A DNA window from Vigna unguiculata cultivar IT97K-499-35 chromosome 10, ASM411807v1, whole genome shotgun sequence contains the following coding sequences:
- the LOC114165559 gene encoding uncharacterized protein LOC114165559, protein MGHDALIVDLVKYCIGFDFLQEINTTRETRDRVYTLVAKLKESGLLSDSYSSDHFTMPDTVRRAALSIAHKENQLFTMTKGKVDEWPDELERYSAISLHHCNFIEQFPGTISYPRLKVLQIVNNIPRPKIPKNFFEGVKELGVLILTGIHLPLIDSSISSLHKLRMLCLEQCCMLDEELSIIGELKRLRVLSFSGSDIKSVPEELNELKMLQIFDISNCPKLKKIPHSVISSLVSLEELYMRNTLIQWEDEEQTRQSKIAILSELKHLNQLTTLDIEIPNVSYLPKNLFFDKLDSYKIVIGDLSSFLETDFKMPETYETLKFLAVQLKKASDIHSLKGIKMLFEGVENLYLELNTLHEKHNSVCEAQNIVHDLFYRLNLKGFPYLKHLWIVNNSTIESLIHPKDRERPEKAFPKLESLYLYNLKMDEICSCKLSEPSFGKLKVIKINLCGELKNVFSISMVGLLKFLETIEVSECGSLKEIINMGPSINPEKTELVMLPELRYLKLHSLSEFNGFDVIPQIEGEERKLFHEKVGVSKLQRLELSSIQIDVIWSVDHSSKGLSFENLTHLDVNGCWKLKYLMSSTMARCLVNLQSLHVSECEKMKSIFLPEQDREKVVMGSIFPKLKNMKLRSLKSLSKIWNPKLPSYSFSKLDTLIIECHKLEILMEGIFESLCNLRVTNCKYMQAIFNISEQIGDVTTNLQDVHLETLPKLKLVWNINNEDRVGIPKFNNLKRIWAQDCDSLEYIFPFSIAKSLDNLESLVICDCYGLIEIVAERETTNTDRARFNFPKLSTIKFSELPKLMSFYPTTYDLSCPLKELSIELCNNLEPFNKGTEHAQRNPVHVFFPEEVIDNLKSMKIESWHAKSPSSYMGKRNHRRDNLEELSLSGLMDTEILYSFLHRNPNLKDLLLNNCSFEKIVPPKEDSEIENLGVVPNLKSLKLIDLPYLEEIGFEPDIILERLEFLILKNCPSMITIAPSFVSFTRLTNLEVVSCDGLQSLMSASTAKGLVLLNTMKVVKCESLIEIVRKDGEKYAKVVFQHLKALELVSLKNLKSFCISDCDFEFPSLEKLVVSACYNMDKFSETVTRSPILQNIYVLHGKENKGFCWEGDINATIQKIFQEMKYFEGMEEMSLSEHQELQKTWQRGAALQKQNAWFYSLKVLKLENCVIHPCAIPSNILPYLRSLKELEVRGCNNVEVIFEMNAEERTGATFHLQKLTLQKLPKLKDVWERNGKGTQSFQNLKLVHVSECEILQSLFPLTLAKNLKKLDKLEILYCRGLHEIVRKEEDTATMFVFPCLTTLHLCDLPELIYFYPESFTLECYVLNTLIVLHCPELELFGSGNSQSIFVDLKDICNLEELVLSWEHTLVLRTKLGGPMDNLKYLNDFQLFFDPDEKERPDLPIQILRKMPNLTKLSINYCNFLEVFQTQIPEIAEKTMLTHLKILRLDNVLKLQSIGSEDSPWLNVICDSEKL, encoded by the exons ATGGGTCATGATGCATTGATTGTGGACTTGGTGAAATATTGTATTGGTTTCGATTTTCTTCAAGAAATCAACACAACAAGGGAAACCAGAGACAGAGTATATACATTGGTTGCAAAGTTAAAAGAGTCAGGTTTGTTGTCGGACAGTTATTCAAGTGACCATTTTACCATGCCAGATACTGTTCGTAGAGCAGCTTTGTCCATAGCACATAAGGAAAATCAGTTATTTACAATGACAAAGGGAAAGGTAGATGAATGGCCTGATGAACTTGAACGGTATTCTGCTATTTCGTTACATCATTGTAACTTCATTGAACAGTTTCCTGGGACAATAAGTTACCCAAGACTTAAAGTTCTTCAAATTGTCAATAATATTCCACGTCCGAAAATACCTAAAAACTTCTTCGAAGGAGTGAAAGAACTTGGAGTATTGATATTGACTGGTATTCATCTCCCCCTCATTGATTCTTCAATTTCATCCTTGCATAAACTTAGAATGCTTTGTTTGGAACAATGTTGCATGCTAGATGAGGAATTATCCATCATAGGAGAGTTGAAAAGGTTAAGAGTTCTTAGTTTTTCAGGATCTGATATTAAAAGTGTGCCAGAGGAGTTGAATGAGCTAAAAATGCTACAAATTTTTGACATAAGCAATTGccctaaacttaaaaaaattccaCATAGTGTCATATCTAGCTTGGTAAGTCTGGAGGAGTTGTATATGAGAAATACCTTGATTCAATGGGAGGATGAAGAGCAAACACGTCAAAGTAAAATAGCCATTCTTTCTGAATTGAAACATTTGAATCAATTGACAACTCTAGACATAGAAATACCAAATGTTTCCTATTTGCCAAAGAATTTGTTTTTTGACAAGTTAGATAGTTACAAGATTGTTATTGGAGATTTGAGTTCATTTTTAGAGACAGATTTCAAGATGCCAGAGACATATGAAACATTGAAATTTTTGGCAGTACAATTGAAAAAGGCATCTGACATTCATTCTTTAAAGGGGATCAAAATGTTATTTGAAGGAGTTGAAAATTTGTATCTAGAACTTAATACTCTCCATGAAAAGCACAATAGTGTCTGTGAAGCCCAAAATATTGTCCACGACCTATTTTATAGATTGAACTTAAAAGGATTTCCATATCTCAAACATTTATGGATTGTAAATAATTCTACCATTGAATCTCTTATACATCCGAAGGACAGGGAGCGCCCTGAGAAAGCTTTTCCAAAACTGGAGTCATTGTATCTCTATAATCTCAAGATGGATGAAATATGCTCATGTAAACTTTCAGAACCCTCCTTTGGTAAACTGAAAGTCATTAAGATCAATCTCTGTGGTGAACTAAAGAATGTATTCTCGATTTCCATGGTTGgacttttaaaatttcttgaaacaaTTGAAGTTTCTGAATGTGGCTCTTTGAAGGAAATTATCAATATGGGACCATCAATCAATCCTGAAAAAACTGAGCTTGTTATGCTTCCTGAATTACGTTATTTGAAGCTACACTCTTTGTCTGAGTTCAATGGGTTTGATGTCATTCCTCAAATAGAAGGAGAGGAAAGAAAACTCTTTCACGAAAAG GTTGGAGTTTCAAAATTACAAAGACTGGAGTTGTCCTCGATCCAGATTGACGTAATATGGAGTGTGGACCATTCTTCAAAAGGATtatcttttgaaaatttgacACATTTGGACGTTAACGGTTGttggaaattaaaatatttgatgtcATCTACAATGGCCAGGTGTCTGGTGAATCTTCAAAGCCTTCATGTAAGTGAATGTGAGAAGATGAAAAGCATTTTCCTCCCTGAACAAGATCGAGAGAAGGTTGTAATG GGCAGCATCTTTCCAAAATTGAAGAATATGAAACTTCGCAGCTTGAAGAGTCTGAGTAAGATATGGAATCCAAAGCTCCCTTCATACTCATTTAGCAAATTAGACACTCTAATCATTGAGTGTCACAAACTTGAAATTTTAATGGAGGGAATATTTGAGAGTTTATGCAACTTGAGAGTTACAAATTGCAAGTACATGCAAGCAATATTTAATATAAGTGAGCAAATTGGGGATGTAACAACTAATTTGCAAGATGTTCATTTAGAAACACTCCCAAAATTGAAGCTTGTATGGAACATAAATAATGAAGACCGAGTAGGGATTCCTAAGTTTAACAATCTGAAGAGGATATGGGCTCAAGATTGTGACAGCTTGGAATATATATTTCCATTCTCTATAGCCAAGAGTCTTGATAATCTTGAATCTCTTGTTATTTGTGATTGTTATGGATTGATTGAAATTGTTGCCGAAAGGGAAACTACCAACACAGACAGAGCCAGATTTAACTTTCCTAAACTAAGCACCATCAAATTTTCAGAACTGCCAAAACTTATGAGTTTCTATCCAACAACTTATGACTTATCATGTCCATTGAAAGAGTTGTCTATTGAACTTTGTAACAATCTGGAACCATTCAACAAAGGAACGGAGCATGCACAAAGAAATCCTGTACATGTATTCTTTCCTGAGGAG GTAATCGATAACTTGAAGTCCATGAAAATTGAGTCTTGGCATGCAAAGTCACCAAGCAGTTATATGGGTAAAAGGAACCATCGAAGGGATAACTTAGAAGAGCTTTCCTTATCTGGGTTAATGGATACTGAGATTTTATATTCTTTCCTGCATAGAAATCCTAATTTGAAAGACTTATTACTGAATAATTGTTCCTTTGAAAAGATAGTGCCTCCAAAAGAAGACTCTGAAATTGAAAACTTGGGAGTAGTTCCAAATCTGAAAAGCTTGAAGTTGATAGATTTGCCGTATCTTGAAGAGATAGGCTTTGAACCAGACATAATTCTTGAAAGGTTAGAGTTCTTGATTTTAAAGAACTGTCCTTCTATGATTACTATAGCACCTTCCTTTGTATCTTTTACTCGCTTGACAAATCTAGAAGTGGTCAGTTGTGATGGATTACAAAGTCTAATGTCAGCATCTACTGCAAAAGGTTTGGTTCTGCTCAACACCATGAAGGTAGTGAAATGTGAATCCCTgattgaaatagtaagaaaagaTGGAGAAAAATATGCAAAAGTTGTTTTTCAACACTTGAAAGCCCTAGAGCTTGTTTCACTGAAGAACCTCAAGAGTTTCTGCATCTCTGATTGTGACTTTGAATTCCCATCATTGGAGAAATTAGTAGTGAGTGCATGTTATAATATGGATAAATTTTCTGAAACTGTCACCAGGTcaccaattttacaaaatatatatgttttacatGGAAAAGAGAACAAAGGATTCTGCTGGGAAGGAGATATAAATGctacaatacaaaaaatattccAGGAAATG AAATATTTTGAAGGCATGGAGGAGATGAGCCTTTCTGAACATCAAGAACTACAAAAAACATGGCAACGTGGAGCTGCTCTGCAAAAGCAAAATGCCTGGTTTTATAGTTTAAAAGTTTTGAAGCTTGAGAACTGTGTAATTCATCCATGTGCAATTCCATCAAATATTCTTCCTTATTTGAGGAGCTTGAAAGAGCTTGAAGTACGAGGTTGTAACAACGTAGAGGTCATTTTTGAAATGAACGCTGAAGAGCGTACTGGAGCAACATTCCACTTGCAAAAATTGACTTTACAAAAGCTACCAAAACTTAAGGATGTGTGGGAGAGGAATGGTAAAGGAACTCAGAGCTTTCAAAATCTTAAGCTAGTCCATGTCAGTGAATGTGAAATATTGCAAAGTCTGTTTCCTTTGACCTTGGCAAAAAATCTTAAGAAGCTTGACAAACTCGAAATACTATATTGTCGTGGGTTGCATGAAATTGTTAGAAAGGAAGAGGACACAGCAACAATGTTTGTCTTCCCTTGCTTAACTACACTGCATCTTTGTGATCTTCCAGAGCTGATTTACTTCTACCCAGAATCATTTACTTTGGAATGCTATGTGTTAAATACATTAATTGTGTTGCATTGCCCAGAGTTGGAGCTATTTGGAAGTGGTAATAGTCAATCCATTTTCGTTGATCTAAAG GACATTTGCAACCTTGAGGAACTGGTACTTAGCTGGGAGCACACATTGGTTTTAAGGACAAAGTTGGGAGGACCTATGGACAAcctcaaatatttaaatgattttcagTTGTTCTTTGATCCAGATGAGAAGGAAAGACCTGATTTGCCCATTCAAATACTCCGGAAGATGcctaatttaacaaaattgagtATAAACTACTGCAATTTCCTCGAAGTATTTCAAACTCAAATCCCGGAAATTGCTGAAAAGACCATGCTTACACACCTGAAAATATTGAGACTGGATAATGTGTTAAAACTCCAGTCCATTGGGTCAGAGGACTCACCTTGGTTGAACGTGATTTGTGACAGTGAAAAGCTCTAA
- the LOC114165558 gene encoding uncharacterized protein LOC114165558, translating into MEAIVLKEEDDISKEIKLQKLRRIDLTVLPKFECFYSGNDTLQLPCLTQVGIWMCPKMEFFSGGEIHLNSSFRGIQASSVSSDDLIFYHDLNSSVERVFLQQEFFQAVDRECFSDNLELQADPRYKIGLQNKWLANLKTLKLHKCTLSYAIPSSILTLLKNLKELEVRDSNRVEAIFDINDDTEIKETESQLEILFLSGLSELTNVWEKDTHKILIFRNLQEVFVSNCPKLQTLFPVSLAKSLKDLKKLKIDNCINLKDFVEQEETTFVTEKFVFPCLEDLELNDLPQITCPKMFTLEFPSVKFLSVRECDGLGLFQSAYDPMGEGTSSRTLPLISDPNVISNLEKLTLDWKQIMALSLLFKSQQSTEGLINLNSISLCFFGAKENEMPMLPVEILKAPNLIEMNIYNCESLENFLVQNPKISEEEVLEQLKTLWLCNVSITQFSEYSSSLNIICERLHKLLVTGCDHLSTLGVHCTSTVSFSCLKKVIISDCPNLKYLFTSSAAKMLMNLEEISVTRCESLTEIVVKDGDATSEAIKFERLHSIYLLYLTSLVCFYSGSDTLQLSSLKTVTICSCPNMKIFSQGIESLMGITLSMDLEPDDLPPPQDLNTRIKGISQRKEFIEAVDKECFSGYLELQEDPHCKFSLQNQWLGNLVSLKLENCTLPCAIPSAILTLLKSLKELEVRYSTTVEVLFYVNDTETTQIASQLKMLTLEGLWKMTRVWEKKKNGVLIFPNLQQVIVRGCENLQTLFPASLAKNLKSLKSLQIECCAKLHEIVEKEDTEAKFVLPCLEKLNLFSLPRITCFCPQTFTLECPTLNKISVVQCDKLELFQSSDSMGEGTTINRKPLISSLEVISNLRELELDWKHILALRTRLRSEKFTGVFKYVNNMKLVLDGDESEMPLVFNEIVHTTPNLIEMTMVMVNCNSTEIVLAQNPKIVEDGRLLQLRILTLVHVYAIMSIQSQNSSWLNTIFEKVHELHVIECPHVETIGVHSTSTMSFSFLKKLVVQGCPRLQYLFTSSVAKKLVNLKEILVEQCESLKEIVAKEEDEDENEMIMKLEYLTLISLDKFESFYTGSSTLSFPSLRRVWVEKCFSTKIFRRRDKVPPKFRVAIDEIRYKGDTKSLITQQFEEETS; encoded by the exons ATGGAAGCAATAGTCTTGAAAGAAGAGGATGACATTTCAAAAGAGATCAAATTACAGAAGTTAAGGCGCATAGATCTAACTGTTTTACCaaaatttgaatgtttttatTCAGGCAATGACACTTTACAGTTACCTTGCTTGACGCAAGTGGGCATATGGATGTGCCCCAAGATGGAGTTTTTCTCTGGAGGAGAGATACACCTGAATTCTTCTTTTAGAGGAATTCAAGCTTCAAGCGTCTCAAGTGATGACTTGATCTTCTACCATGATCTTAACTCTTCAGTAGAAAGGGTCTTCTTGCAACAG GAGTTTTTTCAAGCCGTGGACAGGGAGTGTTTTTCTGATAATCTTGAGCTACAAGCAGACCCACGTTATAAAATTGGTCTGCAAAACAAATGGTTGGccaatttgaaaactttgaagCTGCATAAATGCACTCTATCATATGCAATTCCATCTTCTATTCTTACTCTTTTAAAGAACTTAAAAGAGTTAGAAGTACGAGATAGCAATCGAGTAGAGGCAATTTTTGATATAAATGACGACACTGAGATTAAGGAAACAGAATCCCAGTTggagatattatttttaagtggGCTATCAGAGCTTACGAATGTGTGGGAAAAGGACACTCACAAAATTCTCATCTTTCGCAATCTACAAGAGGTTTTTGTTAGTAATTGCCCAAAGCTACAAACTTTATTTCCTGTTTCCCTGGCTAAAAGTCTCAAGGATCTTAAGAAGCTTAAAATAGATAactgtataaatttaaaagacttTGTTGAACAGGAAGAAACAACATTTGTAACAGAAAAGTTTGTGTTCCCTTGTCTAGAGGATTTGGAACTCAATGACTTGCCCCAGATCACTTGTCCTAAAATGTTCACTCTGGAATTCCCCTCCGTAAAATTCTTATCTGTGAGGGAATGTGATGGGTTAGGGTTATTTCAAAGTGCATACGATCCCATGGGCGAGGGTACTTCAAGCAGGACACTTCCTCTTATCTCAGACCCAAAT GTCATTTCCAACCTGGAGAAACTAACTCTTGATTGGAAACAAATTATGGCATTAAGCTTATTGTTTAAGTCACAACAGTCTACTGAAGGCCTCATAAATTTAAACAGCATTTCCTTGTGTTTCTTTGGTGCCAAGGAGAATGAAATGCCCATGTTGCCCGTTGAAATACTCAAGGCACCAAATTTAATAGAAATGAATATATACAATTGTGAAAGTCTCGAGAATTTCCTTGTTCAAAACCCCAAAATTAGTGAGGAGGAGGTGCTGGAACAGTTAAAAACCTTGTGGCTATGCAATGTGTCCATTACACAGTTCTCAGAGTATTCATCAAGCTTAAACATAATCTGTGAGAGGCTTCACAAATTACTTGTTACCGGATGTGATCACTTATCAACATTAGGAGTACATTGTACTTCTACGGTGTCTTTCTCATGTTTGAAAAAAGTGATTATATCCGATTGTCCAAACTTGAAGTATTTATTTACATCTTCAGCTGCGAAAATGTTAATGAACCTTGAGGAGATTAGTGTCACCCGATGTGAATCACTGACAGAAATAGTGGTTAAAGACGGAGATGCAACTTCCGAAGCCATCAAATTTGAGCGACTCCACTCCATTTATCTACTATATTTAACAAGTTTAGTATGCTTTTATTCTGGCAGTGACACTCTGCAATTATCATCTCTGAAAACTGTTACAATATGTAGCTGCCCAAACATGAAGATTTTCTCCCAAGGAATTGAATCCCTTATGGGAATTACGTTATCCATGGACCTGGAACCAGACGATTTACCCCCTCCACAAGATCTTAACACCAGAATAAAAGGGATATCACAAAGAAAG GAGTTTATTGAAGCAGTGGACAAGGAGTGTTTTTCTGGTTATCTTGAGCTACAAGAAGATCCACATTGTAAGTTTAGCCTACAAAACCAATGGTTGGGCAATTTGGTTAGTTTGAAGCTTGAGAACTGTACTCTGCCATGTGCAATTCCATCTGCTATTCTTACTCTTCTAAAGAGCTTAAAAGAGTTGGAAGTACGGTATAGCACAACAGTAGAGGTACTTTTTTATGTGAATGACACTGAAACTACACAAATAGCATCGCAGTTGAAGATGTTGACCTTAGAAGGGCTATGGAAGATGACACGTGTttgggaaaagaagaaaaatggagTTCTCATCTTTCCGAATCTGCAACAGGTCATTGTTAGAGGTTGTGAAAACCTGCAAACTTTGTTTCCTGCTTCCCTGGCAAAAAATCTAAAAAGTCTAAAAAGCCTTCAAATAGAATGTTGTGCTAAGTTGCATGAAATTGTAGAAAAAGAAGACACAGAAGCAAAGTTTGTGCTCCCTTGTTTAGAGAAGTTGAATCTTTTTTCCTTGCCAAGAATCACTTGCTTTTGCCCTCAAACATTCACTTTGGAATGCCCAACCTTAAATAAAATATCCGTGGTACAGTGTGACAAATTGGAGTTATTTCAAAGTTCAGATTCCATGGGTGAGGGTACTACAATTAACAGAAAGCCTCTAATTTCAAGTCTAGAG GTCATTTCAAACCTGAGAGAATTAGAACTTGATTGGAAACATATTCTGGCATTAAGAACAAGGCTTAGGTCTGAAAAATTTACTGGTGTCTTCAAATATGTAAATAACATGAAGCTGGTCTTGGACGGTGATGAGAGTGAGATGCCTCTAGTGTTCAATGAAATAGTTCATACAACACCCAACTTAATAGAAATGACGATGGTTATGGTCAATTGCAATAGTACGGAGATTGTTCTTGCTCAAAACCCCAAAATTGTTGAGGATGGGAGGCTCTTACAGTTAAGAATATTGACACTAGTCCATGTATATGCTATCATGTCCATCCAGTCACAAAACTCATCATGGTTAAACACAATCTTCGAGAAGGTTCACGAATTACATGTCATCGAATGCCCTCATGTTGAAACAATTGGAGTGCATTCTACTTCTACAATGTCTTTCTCTTTTCTGAAAAAGTTGGTTGTACAAGGATGTCCCCGATTGCAGTATTTATTTACATCTTCAGTCGCAAAAAAGTTAGT